CCAAATCACAGGAAAAGAACAGAAACACCATGTGATCTTACACTATCTCATGAATCAAGAAATGAAAGCGAATTGGAATGGACAAATCCAATCCATGACCGTGACACAAGAATTACCCGGTGGAGAGGAGATAGTTGTTGATTGGGCCGAGGTTTGGCCAATCCAAACAGGTGGAACCTTTATCCTTTCCAAACTTTTAGCTAGATATTTAGAACTGCATTGTACTTTTGTCAAACAAATCGCACCACATAAAATCCAACTGCATGTGGATAAGGTTCTGATCGCAAAAAAAGAGAGACTAAACCCTCGTTTTACGATCTCCGAAGATGGCCTTGTCAATGTAACCAATATTGTTAGTTCCAAAACGATCATTGAAGCCAATATGTTTAACATCCCTACCCTAGTTCGCGTTAACTTTGAAGACTATCGCAAACGAATGATGGCTCGGTCTGGTGAAGCAGGCACTATGGATATTTTTAAATCCGGAATGGAACGAAAGTATGATGTCGTTAAATCGACTCAAAAAATTCTTTTTATTAAAGATGCAAGTAATCCTGATAATTACCGGTCTGATGAAGAAGGATTTATCAACTTTGAAGAAGAAATCGATGAACATGTTGATAAATTAGCCATGGTTGCTAGAGACAAAAAAATTAAATCAGAACTCATCCTTCCTATCCTTTATAAAAATGAATTAGATGAAATCATTCCGATTGGATACTTCTCTTTACAAACAAAAGAGAAAAATATCACAAACGAAGATTTGGTTTTTTACCAAACACAAATCGCCGAGATGATCGAAAGGATCAAAGATGCCAATCTTATGACCACAATCGAAAAGTTTCCTGTTTTGGATTTATCGGTGACTGGTTTAAAATTAAGAGTTACTAATAGTAGTTTGGTGGAAACATTACCCAAACAAAAGGGAATTTTGTTAGAACTAGTTTTTAAATTACAAACTCCATTTCGTTTTTTTGGAAAAATTGCCTGGGCTTATAAAGAATCTTCAGGGGACTTACTTGTAGGAATTGAATTCTCAGGAAAACGAACCTACGCAGAAAAAGTTCGATTCGAAGAAAATATAGAAATCATCAAAAACAACGGAAAAACTGCGGCTTAAAATTCGCAGGTTTTCTTTTTAATTCAACTTAATTGTTTTTGTAATTTTGGGAATTTCGTAGGCACAGATATAATACAACATCTTTAAATCGATGTAGTCGTAAGCTCTCGCTAAATCTTTTTGCCAAAGGTTATCAATTTTATCCCAAGGTAAATCCGGGTATTTTTGTTTTTCGGACTGTGGAATTTTTAGAGATTCTGTTTGGATGTAACGCAGCATTTCCTCTGCAAAATAACTATCGTGGTCTCCCTCTTTGAATTCCTGGATCTGGTTTCTGTAGAGAAAAGATTCAAGCTCCCGGCAATAGAAAATAAACTCATGAAACATATGGTTACCCTAAAATGGGATGCCCATTCGGACAGTTTTTTTCATTGGCAAAGGAATCCAAATCTTGAATCCTTTCACTAGTTATGAAGATCTGCATCCAAGTTGTTTTATTTTCCCTTCTTGTTTTTGTATTTCCTATCCAGTCCGCAGAAAAGGACTTCCAAATCATTGATCTGGTTGTGGGTAAAGGAGAGGAGGCTTTCTCTGGTTCCTATGTTACCGTTCATTATGTAGGCAAACTGACAAATGGTACCAAGTTTGATAGTTCTCGTGATCGTAACCGTCCTTTTGAATTCAACCTAGGCGCTGGGGAAGTGGTAAAAGGTTGGGACAAAGGTGTGAAAGGGATGCGAGTGGGTGGAAAACGCAAACTCATCATTCCACCAGAACTTGGTTATGGAAGCAAAAGAGTGGGAAACATTCCCCCTGACTCCACCCTCATTTTTGAAGTGGAACTTTTAAAGATTTATTAAAAAGAAAAGACTCGGAGTTATACGTAAGTTTGAAAGTAAGACTCCCAGTCACGAATTTCTTGACAAAGTTCAGAATGATTCTAATTTGTTTTGACTATGGAATATCCAATCATTCGAACCATTGCCCTCGGTCTAGTTTTTGCCTTCTCGCTGACTCAATGCAAACCCAAATCCAATTCTGACGAAGAAACATTACTTTTGTTAGCTGCCGCTGCTTCCAAAATTTGTGTGAATAACTCCTATACGGGAACTACGGTTTCAAACTCCACTGCTACTTTAGATACAAATACAGATTGTATCACCGGAATGACCTCTTCCATGTCGGCAGACTTACCTGCTTGGATCCGTAACAACTTTAAATGTTCCGTTGGTTCTGTTTCTGGTTCCAATTATGTATTCCGATCCCAAAACATTCCAAATAATAAAAGTTTTTATTTTGGATCAAGCTCTCCGATGTATGTGGCACTCGCTGGTGGACAAAAATCTGCCGGAAACAACCAAATTGCATCGCAATGTATGGTATATTCTATCCCTAGTTCCCCAGCTGCCAAGTCTGGAGCTCTAGTCGGAACCCAAAGTGGTTATGCATCCGTTGGAATCACAGTGAATGGACTTGCAATCTTCAACAATGCAGCCGCTGCACCTGACACACTCGCAACGGAAGCGCAAACCTTTGATACATTCAACGGCCACCCACAAAATTCAGGTGTTTATCACCACCAT
The DNA window shown above is from Leptospira brenneri and carries:
- a CDS encoding FKBP-type peptidyl-prolyl cis-trans isomerase, encoding MKICIQVVLFSLLVFVFPIQSAEKDFQIIDLVVGKGEEAFSGSYVTVHYVGKLTNGTKFDSSRDRNRPFEFNLGAGEVVKGWDKGVKGMRVGGKRKLIIPPELGYGSKRVGNIPPDSTLIFEVELLKIY
- a CDS encoding DUF1577 domain-containing protein, whose protein sequence is MDQITGKEQKHHVILHYLMNQEMKANWNGQIQSMTVTQELPGGEEIVVDWAEVWPIQTGGTFILSKLLARYLELHCTFVKQIAPHKIQLHVDKVLIAKKERLNPRFTISEDGLVNVTNIVSSKTIIEANMFNIPTLVRVNFEDYRKRMMARSGEAGTMDIFKSGMERKYDVVKSTQKILFIKDASNPDNYRSDEEGFINFEEEIDEHVDKLAMVARDKKIKSELILPILYKNELDEIIPIGYFSLQTKEKNITNEDLVFYQTQIAEMIERIKDANLMTTIEKFPVLDLSVTGLKLRVTNSSLVETLPKQKGILLELVFKLQTPFRFFGKIAWAYKESSGDLLVGIEFSGKRTYAEKVRFEENIEIIKNNGKTAA
- a CDS encoding YHYH protein, whose translation is MEYPIIRTIALGLVFAFSLTQCKPKSNSDEETLLLLAAAASKICVNNSYTGTTVSNSTATLDTNTDCITGMTSSMSADLPAWIRNNFKCSVGSVSGSNYVFRSQNIPNNKSFYFGSSSPMYVALAGGQKSAGNNQIASQCMVYSIPSSPAAKSGALVGTQSGYASVGITVNGLAIFNNAAAAPDTLATEAQTFDTFNGHPQNSGVYHHHSQPLNISNNNSNLIGILLDGFAVYGRDCTNASNVTSTPTIGSDLDANHGHTTTTLHFATATYHYHYTSDPTATIPTLIGSYFYGTPGTISN